Proteins encoded together in one Chitinophaga varians window:
- a CDS encoding mechanosensitive ion channel family protein — protein sequence MNDFLNQVFLDNPVRDYLILIGVLLFVSFVKRYVSKGMATILFRLVRHWSPQIEEKDFINLLLRPLEYFLLLVTFMLTIDRFTFPTVLNVHVYNKATLKDITDTLLSLAFSMSIIWIMLRLIDFIALVLEKKAELTEDKTDNQFIIFFRDFFKAIVFIMGAIAFIRILFGPSLVEKIIAGLGIGAAALALAAKESIENLIGSFIIFFDKPFRVGDSVKVDSWQGTVEKIGLRSTRIRTLEKTFVTVPNKKMVDSILDNLSLRTQQRVAMRIEMGSETPVDKLMKVLDDIRSLLKNNSNILPGFTVNLHDFTKDTYVVQVIFNTYIIDGAQYASLRENVNLSIIRLLAANEVKLPTTSTNVTFSNSDM from the coding sequence ATGAATGATTTCCTGAACCAGGTATTCCTGGACAATCCCGTAAGGGACTATCTCATCCTGATTGGCGTACTGCTCTTCGTATCTTTTGTAAAACGTTATGTGTCTAAAGGGATGGCTACCATCCTGTTCCGCCTGGTGCGCCACTGGTCGCCCCAGATAGAGGAAAAAGACTTTATTAACCTGCTGCTGCGGCCACTGGAGTACTTCCTGTTGCTGGTCACTTTTATGCTGACCATCGACCGGTTTACCTTTCCTACGGTGCTCAACGTACATGTGTACAACAAAGCCACGCTGAAGGACATCACAGACACCCTGCTGTCACTGGCTTTCAGCATGAGCATTATCTGGATCATGTTGCGCCTGATCGACTTCATTGCGCTGGTACTGGAAAAGAAGGCGGAACTTACAGAAGACAAAACGGACAATCAGTTTATCATCTTCTTCCGTGATTTCTTCAAGGCCATTGTCTTTATTATGGGGGCGATCGCCTTTATCCGGATACTTTTCGGCCCGTCGCTGGTAGAGAAGATCATCGCCGGCCTTGGTATCGGTGCGGCAGCCCTTGCCCTCGCCGCCAAAGAGAGCATCGAAAACCTGATCGGCTCCTTCATCATCTTCTTCGACAAACCATTCCGGGTGGGCGACAGTGTAAAGGTTGACTCCTGGCAGGGCACCGTAGAGAAGATCGGGCTGCGCAGCACCCGTATCCGCACGCTGGAAAAGACTTTCGTGACGGTTCCCAATAAAAAAATGGTAGACAGCATCCTCGACAACCTGTCGCTCCGCACCCAGCAACGGGTGGCCATGCGCATCGAAATGGGCTCGGAAACGCCTGTTGACAAGCTGATGAAGGTACTGGACGACATCCGCAGCCTGCTGAAAAACAATTCCAATATACTGCCTGGCTTCACCGTAAACCTGCACGATTTCACAAAAGACACCTACGTCGTACAGGTCATCTTCAATACCTATATCATTGATGGCGCACAATATGCGTCTCTCCGGGAAAACGTGAACCTGTCCATAATTCGATTGCTGGCC